One Synechococcus sp. CC9605 genomic window carries:
- a CDS encoding urease subunit gamma: protein MHLSPQEKDKLLIVTAALLAERRLNRGLKLNHPEAVAWLSFLVLEGARDGKSVAELMQEGTTWLRQDQVMEGVPELVHEVQMEAVFPDGTKLVTLHDPIR, encoded by the coding sequence ATGCATCTCAGTCCCCAGGAAAAGGACAAGCTCCTGATCGTGACCGCGGCACTGCTTGCGGAGCGGCGCTTGAACCGTGGCCTCAAGCTCAACCACCCCGAAGCGGTGGCTTGGCTCAGCTTTCTGGTGCTGGAAGGCGCCCGTGACGGCAAGAGCGTGGCGGAGCTGATGCAGGAAGGCACCACCTGGCTGCGTCAAGACCAAGTGATGGAGGGCGTGCCCGAGCTCGTCCATGAGGTGCAGATGGAGGCCGTCTTCCCCGATGGCACCAAGCTCGTCACCCTGCACGACCCGATTCGCTGA
- a CDS encoding urease accessory protein UreD has product MQRLDPWHGRCDLQFHATNGSTKHQGGCTAPFKLLRSERGEDGRCELPVLHTAGGLVGGDQLSLDFKLEANSRGLITSVAAQKVYGSIGRSRLQPEGCFAHQQVRCSLASGSDLEWLPQELVLYADALFEQQLTVTLPQDASFLSAEIVRLGRTAAGETLQQGRWRSSLTIQRLAGESSTWELADRVELGGASLESPHGLGGAPVFGTLVWAAPMAMGAETTASVLEGARADREGLTGTMRCGALNQGLIARYSGESSRDARFWFSRIWERTRTIRGLTRPRIPRVWPLQEQPLRRQTSTVNAFEAAAETH; this is encoded by the coding sequence ATGCAACGTCTTGATCCTTGGCACGGCCGCTGCGACCTGCAGTTTCATGCCACCAACGGCAGCACCAAACACCAGGGGGGCTGCACGGCTCCGTTCAAGCTGCTTCGCAGTGAACGCGGTGAAGACGGACGTTGCGAGCTGCCGGTGCTGCACACCGCCGGAGGCCTGGTGGGCGGCGATCAACTCAGCCTGGACTTCAAGCTTGAGGCCAACAGCCGCGGCCTGATCACCAGCGTGGCGGCGCAGAAGGTTTACGGGTCGATCGGCCGCAGCCGCCTACAACCCGAGGGCTGCTTTGCCCATCAACAGGTGCGCTGCTCACTGGCCAGCGGCAGTGACCTCGAATGGCTGCCGCAGGAACTGGTGCTGTACGCCGATGCCCTGTTCGAGCAGCAGCTGACGGTGACCCTGCCCCAAGACGCCTCCTTTCTTAGTGCAGAGATCGTGCGCTTGGGCCGCACCGCCGCCGGCGAAACCCTGCAACAGGGACGGTGGCGCTCGAGCCTCACCATTCAGCGCCTTGCAGGCGAGAGCTCAACCTGGGAGCTGGCGGATCGGGTGGAGCTCGGCGGCGCCAGCCTGGAAAGCCCGCATGGGTTGGGAGGCGCACCGGTGTTCGGAACACTGGTTTGGGCCGCACCGATGGCCATGGGTGCCGAAACAACAGCATCAGTGCTGGAGGGAGCGCGGGCCGACCGCGAAGGCCTGACGGGCACAATGCGCTGCGGCGCCCTGAATCAGGGCCTGATCGCCCGCTATTCCGGCGAGTCGAGCCGTGATGCCCGCTTCTGGTTCAGCCGGATCTGGGAGCGAACGCGAACGATCCGGGGGCTGACACGGCCTCGCATCCCCAGGGTCTGGCCCCTGCAGGAACAGCCTCTGCGCCGACAAACGTCCACTGTGAACGCTTTCGAGGCTGCAGCGGAGACACACTGA